The window ATATTGATTTAAATCAGAGCATGCAGGAGCGCTGCTGGGATATTTTGGATTTATCCCAAAAATGTCTCTTTGGTGCTctccaaaaaaagagaaaactgaGGCACTCAAAGGCAAGCCCCGACAAAGGCCTGCCAAGGCCGAAACGTGTTGGCAATTTTTAATCAACTGGTCATGTGGCAATAAAGACCTTTTACTTGGAACACCTTTTAGTGCCTCagttttctctcttttgaaatgtatttaaattattttaaatcctTTTAATATGCCACTGGATAGTCTATTACCTAATTGGCAGTAGGCGGAGTataacctgaacaggttgccagacaatcgcagggcacacagggacgaacaaccatcacactcacaatcacacctaaggacaatttatagtgttcaattaacctgccatgcatgtctttggaatgtgggaggaaaccagagtacccggagaaaacccacgtaGGCACGGGgtaaacatgcaaactccacccaggaaggccgaagccctggactcgatctcacgtcctttgcactgggaggcggacgtgctaaccagtcagccaccgtgccgccaacAAAATGTATTCTTGAATTATcattcactccccaaaacaaaTGTAACTCACAGAATTTAAATGATGAATTCAAGAATGCTGATGCAATTAAAGATGACTCATTTACATGCTCAACATCACCATCTGGATGGCACATCTGACTACACATCAAAACTGACTTAGGAGAAATCGGGGCGATAGTTACAGCCACGTGTTCGCCAAATCTGACTTTCAGGAAGTTGTAACGACCACAAGCCTCCATCCTGCGCCATGGCTGACAAGCCAGTCTCCTGCCGCCCGATCAATATGATGCTATTTGACAGTTCATACAGGAACCAGATGAATGACAGAACTATTGGGTGAATCACATCTGAGGGAAGTGGCGCTGAAGCCCTGCAGCTCTGCCTCTCCAGAAGTCATGATCAAAAACTGCGATTGGTAGTGCAACGCACGCAGACAAGCTTTATTAAAAACTGAAGTAAGCTATTTTTGACAGCTGGAAATAGCCTACTCACTGGGATTTCACAACATGAACAAGGTTGCGACCTTATCATACAGacaagtcaaccttaaaaaaaaaaaaaaaaaagaaattttatACTAATATTACTTTAATAGCACCTCAATCAAAATGGCTCTTTGGAGACTCAAACTAATCAAGGCACACTTCACAAAGTTAATACTAcatgtacagttgtgcttgaaatttTACATACCCTTTGGGGTATgcaaacttatgagcacaactgtaaatgtacaaaagccaAACGTCATTTAATGGCACGAAAATGCAACGAATCGTCCCCAAAAttgacatgcacatctctacgcATGTCAACATTAacttctgaaaatatcaaaacaattgccaccatattttagattttataGTCATTAAACCTTCTTATCATACAGTGCGCTCATAAGTTAAAGCACAACTGtacatacttttaaaaatatcataatgactcaaatttatttaattaattaccaTAAGTACTTGGGAACTATGTAGAGTTCTTTATTTCTACAGACATTTacccccaaataaataaaataatataaatgaataacaaaaatTTAACATTACAAATACATCTGTCTTTCATCATTTTTGATTGGGCATTTTTTATGGCATCCTTGAGTACCAACATGAATAATTTCTGTCTTTTTATAAATAGACAGGggggtgagagaaaaaaaatcacccaattGTTGTTGTATATTATATACCATTATTTCCTGGACAGCATGGTGTTTATCCCACTTCATAACGTGGTCATACAAATTCTGTTGAATTTGATGAAAATGTGAGCTCAATGTGAGCTACACTTACTGCATCTAATACAGAATGAGTTGAATAACAACACAAGGTCGAGGATTTCACCATTAAATAACATGACAATTGTGGACTTAAAGGGTATTTATAATCATTAAAAACATCTTTAATTGGCACGATAACAGTTGCCTTGTCTGCATTAAGTGCTTCATGAATGAAACTCCAGGGAGAAATGCAGTCAGTAAGCGAGGGAGTCCTTggaaatgaactcattcaactCCCATTGCTGCCAGGAAATAACAAGAAGCTGCTACAACTGTACCATCAAGTGGCCAACCAATGTCATCGCTACAGCAAACACTCCAGTTTCAACAGGATCCCAAACAAACTGGTGAAGGAAGTTTTGTGCTCCAGAACATTTCGTTTATTGGGTTatgaaaatgaaactgaaaaAGTGGGTCAGCACCACGAAAATCACAGTATACTGTTTTAGTTGTATCATACTGCATATGCAGCATTATGCATTGAATGTACACTGCACAGAAATCAAACGGCAACTAATGTTCGGATTAAAAACTCAACAGTCaataaactgcaaaaaaatagtaatgaaaattaaaagcatttactaaaatgttacaaaaactgaataaaaccAGAAACCTTcagttcacaaaaaaaaaaatgaacacaccaaaaacaaatataaaacaggaatgtaaaaacatgataaaaaaaaaaaaaataaaaaatcaaactattgtattttgtgtatgtatttttatatttactcatCAGCATCTGCAAACTGTTCAGGCTCGGTAGCAATGCTGGTGAAGTCCAACAGGAGTGGGCGTGGGTGGTGTTCGGCTGGATTGTAACTGGCTGTGTAAGGCATGTCAATCCCTTGTTCCAATGTTAAATCTTGAAAAGCCGACATAAACACATCTTCTGGACCTAAAAGGAGcacaaaatgttttccaaaCAGTCATTGGGGGGCTGGCTAGGTTTTACAGTGACCAAGTGGTTAGCATATCCAACTCGAAGTTCTAAGGTTGGTGGATAGAATCCATGCTTATTGTCTACTAGCCGTGCAGCAAATGCAAACCACTATCCTCCGTCTATCGAGTGACGACAAAACTTAAATGGGGAAACAATTAACGTcaagaataaaattaaaaaaaaactaaatgcagAAACTGACATTGTTAGCGTGAGGCTATTTGAGGAACTACGATAGCacagaaaacaaataaattgtacTTCTACTTTGTCCACATTAGTCGGCATTACagttaaaattacaaatatgaGAGGCAGTTAATAATACAAAGGGGAAACAATACTTACCATAAGGTTGGACTGAAAATCTTTGTTCCAAGTTGGCTTCACATTCTTGTTCCCAGTCTTCCTCCTCACGTAAATCACTGTAAACCCCAACGTTCATAATAATTGAATAGCTTAAGTACACAATACTCAAAGTGTTGAAAAACTAGTCCCAACTTAACTTTTTTAAGTTGGTGTAACGTTGTATGCTTTTATAAGTAATTTGTACTAATAACttttgattaaattgaactatACTTGTTTTTGGGTATGgataacttaaaaacataaattagctGTAACTTAATAAAACTTAAgttattttgtgattaaaatCTTGTTTCTAggtaatatttacaaatataattaatttatatagtacatactaaaaacaaaacttaatgtatgtaatgtaatgttttatgtatgtttaaatgaattaataataatctatGTTAGATTATAAAAACATGCTCATGGTGGCAATTTTGTAACCGTGGAGGCTAAATAATCAAAATCgtatttgattaattgcacagccctacttgataaattaaatacttgacaaaaataataataataatttgggcgTTTTTCGGAAGGGCGAaaatggattaattgcatttctaCTGATTTCATTGATGAGGGATGAGTTGAGATTCTAATGTTTTGAGATACATACATTTGTTACAAAATGAATTTAACTCGTATcgcaaggcaccactgtatttatttattcaccaCTTATTTGCCCTACCATGTGAGGTCTCATAGGAATGACTTACCTTAAAACACATCGAGTGTCCTCAAAGTGGCTGTCACGAACCTGTCTCCTTTTTTTACGCCTTCATGCATGTAAGATTTCAGGAAAAGaacaaattgtgacttttttccccccagattttgcattttcaattcaattaataaTTTTCTTCGAATCATGCTTCAGTACAAACATGATAGAAAATTACAGCACTTAAAGCTATTACGCTAATAATGCAAGGATGAACACTTCCAAATACATTCATtagtttttcttattatttaacATTGTTTTAGAGATCGTTTTGCAATTTTGTTCAACTTAACCTTAGATAGTCACAGATGTcgcttttaaaatacaaaaagaacTTTAAAATGGACTAAGAAACtattttaattgaatgtatGATCACGTAAATTCCAGTACGATAATAACAATTACCCAATTTTATATCCTGATAACAGTATTTACCCCaatataatgttatttttttgttgttgtttttttttttacaattacattttatcttggcaattttctaaaaaatataaaatataatctGTTTATTGTAACATTGTCCTTTTTAGCAAGTCGTTGCACATCACACTCTCCAAAAAGACTAATCGATTTGAACTCAATTTACCTGTTACGCTAATGCACTGCTTCTCAATTACcagtaaaaaacacacacacacaagaaaaaaacccGTTGGCAATTACATGATCGCGTTTCCATCAGAAAATGATAAATTATTCAGCCCTACCTcactttcttgtttttcatCCTGGGTGCCACAAGCAAGCTTGGTTCTGTTGCTGCTTGCAAAACGCGGGCATCGCTAGCAATCCCGTTTACCAAGATGCCACCTGCAGGGGAAAatgttcttctttgttttcttttagacCTTGCAGGTGCTGCATTGTTAGCCTTGTCCTCAACATGGTTCACATATCCATTAAACACATGTTGTGGCTTGGTAACATTTGGCTTGACTGTTTTTGTGCTTCTCTTGGTTCTAGTGACGGCAGATGGGTAGTCAATGGACACAGCCGGTTCTTCAAACAAACACGGAACCGGAACATTTGGACCATTGGCGCTATAGATGTTCTCCCGAGCTTCTTTCGTTCCATCCACAAAATCTGTAGGATGTTGAGACATCTTGAAACCTACATAAAAGCAGCTTCATGTCAGTACATGACaaactgacaaaaatatttatcgATTATCTTGAAAATTAAtttgttgttgattaatcattgCACTTCGAGTTATGAGTAATGTTGTCCTATTGCTACAGTAGCCtacatactgtaaatgacaTGCGTCTTCTCAGTCCCGACTGAAACACATTTTGTTGGGTTGGATCCACTATTGATTGATGTTTTGAGTCATTCAGtattttttaagaagaagaCTTATTCATGTGCACATTTTTATGACGGTTGATAGATTTATTTGAGACAATTTAATGCCTTGTAACTGTAAGACTTTTCAGAgtcaacaatttaaaacaacaaaaatgtaaaaactcgACCACACCTTCTCTAGTAGTCCCCTGACCGTCTGCCCCCCAATTCACTACATTAAAACTTAAGACTAGAAATTCATGCTTTATCTCCAgctgttgaaatacatttcttAATAATTTTGACAGATACTAACCACTGGAATTGAAAAGAGACCAATTTGATAACGACGGCCTCAAATAGATCAACTTATCTTAACCTTAGCGTAACTTGCTACTTAATTTCTGGCGCTTCACGAACCAGTACACACCTACCGTTAAACTTCACAAATTAACCAGATTATTAATAGCGTTGTATTTGATAAACTACGTGctacttttctttcatttactAATGACCTGTCTAGATGCTAAGCTAATTGCCATAGCATACGTTTGCAATtaattcagaaaatggatggctggaagAAGTAAAAACCACAACGTGACCCATTTGGAAGGACTACAGTTTGGGAGGGTGTTGTTTTAACGTTACATTCGTTTCATTCTAGCTATATCGTGCCTCACCCGTGCCGTAGGCTGAGATGTCCAACTCCTGCTCTGTGATCGATAGTTAATCCATTAGCCTCCACCTGGAAATTGGACACTAGCTGGCGCCTAAACACTGGAAACGAGGCGCCATATTTGTAGTTTCAGAGCGTCACACGGCACTTGTTCTTTTCATAGGACGATGGCCGGAATGTAATGATAACAATGctgcttttgtattt of the Vanacampus margaritifer isolate UIUO_Vmar chromosome 7, RoL_Vmar_1.0, whole genome shotgun sequence genome contains:
- the LOC144055340 gene encoding uncharacterized protein LOC144055340 isoform X1 — protein: MSQHPTDFVDGTKEARENIYSANGPNVPVPCLFEEPAVSIDYPSAVTRTKRSTKTVKPNVTKPQHVFNGYVNHVEDKANNAAPARSKRKQRRTFSPAGGILVNGIASDARVLQAATEPSLLVAPRMKNKKVRRKKRRQVRDSHFEDTRCVLSDLREEEDWEQECEANLEQRFSVQPYGPEDVFMSAFQDLTLEQGIDMPYTASYNPAEHHPRPLLLDFTSIATEPEQFADADE
- the LOC144055340 gene encoding uncharacterized protein LOC144055340 isoform X2 translates to MKNKKVRRKKRRQVRDSHFEDTRCVLSDLREEEDWEQECEANLEQRFSVQPYGPEDVFMSAFQDLTLEQGIDMPYTASYNPAEHHPRPLLLDFTSIATEPEQFADADE